The Staphylococcus saprophyticus subsp. saprophyticus ATCC 15305 = NCTC 7292 genome contains the following window.
GATTGATTAGACTCATAAAATGGTTTCCAATCATCTGCTTCACAAAAAATAACTTTGGAATCAGATGAACCAAATACTTTAAAATCACTTGGGAAAGTAATGTTTTCAAAATCACCATTGATGTAGACTTTTAATGGTGTAGATTTTTTTGCATCACTTATATATTGAATAATTTCTTCTGCCGTTAAATGTTGTACCATAATTAAATTCGCTCCTTAGGGTTTATAAGTTATCAAATGTATAATAACCATTTTTATTTTGAACTAGTTTTTCTGCTGCGCTAATCGCACCGTTGGCAAATATATCTTTAGATTGTGCGCGGTGTGTAATTTCAATTGTTTCATCCGTACCTGCAAAAAGCACATCATGTTCTCCAACAATCGTGCCGCCACGAATAGAATGAATACCTATTTCATCTTGGGTACGTTTTTCAGTCGTTTCATGTCTATCATATACAGGCGTTGTAGTCTCACGTAAAGACTCAATAACATCATATAATTTCACTAATGTACCACTCGGTGCATCAACTTTTTTATTATGATGTGCTTCTGTAAGTTCAATATCAAAATCTTGCAAGAGCGGTACAGCTGCTTCTAAGATTTTTGTAAGTGCATGTACACCATAACTCATATTCGCACTGAAAAACACTGGCATATCTGTACTCAACGCTTTTAATTTATCTATGATTTGTTCTTTCTCACCCGTTGTAGCAATGACAACTGGTAAATTAAAGTCTTCTTCTAATAATGGTAAGAGTAGTTCAGGATTTGAAAAGTCAATAGCAACATCCGCTTCTGTAGCCTCTGAAATATGTTCAAAAGTAGGGTAGGGATAGTGCTTTTCACTGTTTCTCACAATAACCCCAACGATTTCGTGATTTTTCTCTTCTGCTAACCTTGCTACGCGTTGATTCATAGCACCATATCCAATTAATAAAATCTTCATGAATTTCCACCTACTTTAAATTGTTCGTAAGCTTGTTCTAATTTTTGGCGATCACTGTCTTCAAGTGTAACAAGTGGTAAGCGTACTTCATAGTTACCAAATCCTTCAACTGCTGTTAATGCTTTTACAGGAATAGGGTTAACATCTACTGCTAACGCATCTAATAACGTTTGAATAGGCTGGAATTGAGACTGTATGTTTTCGTCATTTTGTTTTGCATCATATAAAGATTGGAAAGCATTTGGAATAACATTGGCAACCACCGAGATAACACCGTGACCACCTTGATTGAAATAATCAACAATATTATCGTCGTTGCCACTATATAAAGCAAACTCATCTAAATTAAGGCGTTGTTTTAAGTCTTCTAAGTAATCAAAATCATTTGTCGCATCTTTTAATGCAACGATATACTCATTTTCACTTAAAGTTTCCACTGTTTCTGCATCGATTGTCATATTAGTACGTGACGGTACATTATATAATACAACCGGCAATTTCACTGCATCTGCAATTGTTGTAAAGTGGGCAATTAAACCTCTTTGATTTGTCTTGTTATAGTATGGTGTAATAAGCATAATCGCATCAGCACCAATTTCTCTTGCACGCACAGAAGCTTGAATAGACTTTTGAGTATTATTCGTACCAGTACCTGCAATGACAGGCACACGACCATCCACAACATTGACAACGACTTCTAAAATTTGATCCTTCTCTTCATCAGTTAATGTTGGATTCTCAGCTGTAGTTCCATTGACTACGATTGATTTTGCATTATTATCTAGTAAATATTTCACATGTCTTCTCAATGCATCAAAGTCAACTTCATTGTGTGTAAATGGCGTTGCTAGTGCAACACCTACACCTTCAAATATATGTCCCATATTATTTTACTCCTTTCAAGCTCATAACTTGTTCAAGTATTTGTACTGCATTTAATGCTGCACCTTTTAATAAGTTGTCAGAAGTACACCATACATGGAAAGTATTGTCTAAGCTATCGTCACGACGAATGCGTCCAACAAAGATTTCATCTCTACCAGTTGAATGAATTGCTAATGGATATTCATTGTTTTGAGGATTATCTACAAGTACAACACGATCATCTTTTTCAAATAACTCTTGAATGGCTGAAACTGTTGCTTCTTTTTCTAATGTTACACTCATGTGTACACTATGACTGTCTTGTACAGGTACACGGACGCAAGTAGCTGTTACTTTTAAATGATCATCTTGTAAAATTTTACGTGTTTCATCAATCATTTTTTGTTCTTCTTTTGTATACCCATCTTCGAGAAAAGTATCTATATGTGGTAACACATTATTATAAATAGAGTGAGGGTATGCCTCTGGCGCTTTACCATTTGCTCCTTCAGCTAAATCTTGTTTACCTTTCACTCCTGAACCAGATACTGCTTGATAAGTTGTATATGCAACACGTTTTAATCCAAATGCTTCTTGTAATGGTTTAAGTGGCACGACAGATTGAATCGTAGAACAGTTTGGATTGGCAATGATTTTTCTATCTAATTTAGGTTCATTCACTTCTGGTACTATTAAATCAATACCTTCAGTCATTCTCCATTGACTAGAGTTGTCAATCACGATAGCTCCTGCTTGTTCGAAAATAGGAGAATAATGTTCACTTGTACTACCACCCGCACTCATTAATACATAATCAAAAGGTTCACTAGCTGCTTCATCAGTCAATTCACGTACTGTGTATGTTTTACCTTGAAATTCAATTTGTTCTCCCGCTGATCGCGCTGAAGAGAATAATACTAATTCATCAAAGACAATGCCTTTTCTATCTACTGTTTCTAACATTTTTCTTCCTACTAATCCTGTTGCACCTGCAATAGCTAATCTAGTCATATACAAAACACTCCATTTTTTATTAGTTGATTTTAAAAAGTTTTGAAAATTCAGATATCAAAAGCTTGATATAAAGTCTGTACAGCACGTTCACCGTTTTCAGCATCGATGACACATGAAATACTAATTTCCGATGTTGTCGTTTGATAAAATGAGATATCATTTTCAATTAAAGTAATAAATGCTTTTGAAGCTACACCAGACATATCTCTCATACCTGAACCTATTAAAGAAATTTTAACGTATTCTTCATTAATTCTGAAGTCCAAGGCACTAAAGTCTTCTTTTAAAGTTTCCAGTATAGATGAAATTTGTGCAACATCCGTATCTTTAATTGTAAAAGACATTTGTAAGCCTTCTAAATTAACAATTTGAGATATCATATCTACATTTACAGAACCATCTTCTAATTGACTGAATAATTTTGTGAGTAATTTATTATCTGGTAAGGGGTAACTAATTGTAACATGCATCATATGTGTATCTAATGCAACGCCTGTGACGGCTTTCTTTTCTAAAATTTCTGTTTGTGGCATAATCCATGTTCCTTTCACATTTGATAAAGTTCTACCTAAATATAGGGGAATGTTATAATTATTTGCTAATTCAACACTTCTTGTTTCTAATACGCCTGCACCTAAAGCACTCATTTCCATCATTTCTTCATACGATACATAATCGAGTCGCTTCGCATCTTTATATAGGCGAGGATCTGTAGCATAAACACCATCCACATCTGTATAAATTTCACAAGGCGTATGATTACTCGCAGCTAATGCAACAGCAGTCGTATCAGAACCTCCACGTCCTAAAGTCGTTACTTCTAAATCATCATTAATACCTTGGAAACCAGCCACAACAAGCACGTCATTTTCTTCAAATGCTTGTTCAAATGTTTCAGGATTAATTTCAGCTATACGACTTTTCAAATGGTGCCCAACCGTTTTGATACCAGCTTGATAACCTGTCATAGCTTTAGCTCGAACGCCAATGTCATTCAAAACCATCGATAAGTATGAAACGGTTTGTTGTTCACCAGTTGTGAGTAATAGCGCTAATTCTTGATCCTTTGGACTAGTGGTTAATGTAGATACATTTGCCATTAACTCATCGGTCGTTTTACCCATAGCACTTACTACGACAATAAGTTGTTCTCCTTGTGCAATTCTCAAACTTAACATCTCAGCTATATTTTTAATTTTAGTAAAATCACTAACTGAAGAACCACCAAATTTCAAAACACTTCTTTCCAAATTCATATCCTCCTCGTTGAATAGGGGAGAATCACAGTTATATAAAAAAAGAACAAGTCCGAAATGCGAACCTGTTCTATATTATATATACAAGTGATGCACTCCATTATCTTAAAATAATGACAGACTCTTAGCTCTTAACCATAAAGTCCAACATGTTATAAGCTGCTATTATAACCGTTTCGGCATCTCACCCTTTCAAAATTAGCTGCTAGCAGTCAGATTCTTCTAATCTTTACTAATGATTGATGCGCCTCATCAAAACCTTATTAAATTTTGTTTATGTTTTACATTATACATAGGCTTACATGTACTGTAAACCGCTTTTCTTTAATTTTTTAAATTTACTGAAAAATATGACATTTAAGGAGTGTTTTTTACCTCAAGAGTGTAAAATGATATCTTTTCGAGGTATTGCTTTTTTAAAACACAAAATGATGATTCTTTTAAAATTCCTCGTACGATGCCGGATCTTGACCTTTTAGTCGGCCATCTTGCTGTGTCAGACTATTAATTTTATCAATATCTTGTTGTTCTAAAGTAAAATCAAATATATCTTTATTTTGAATTTGTCGCGCAATCGATGTTGATTTAGGAATAGGGACAACACCATTTTGTACATGCCATTTTAAAATGATTTGAGGGATTGTTTTATTATATTTTTCTGCTATAACAGCAACATCTTTATCCTTAATCACCTCAGATGCACGACCTAAAGGACTCCAGGCTTGTGTAATGATGCCTTTTTGATTATGATATTCAATCATGTCCTGCTGATTAAAATAGGGGTGCAGTTCAATTTGATTTACTACAGG
Protein-coding sequences here:
- the dapB gene encoding 4-hydroxy-tetrahydrodipicolinate reductase: MKILLIGYGAMNQRVARLAEEKNHEIVGVIVRNSEKHYPYPTFEHISEATEADVAIDFSNPELLLPLLEEDFNLPVVIATTGEKEQIIDKLKALSTDMPVFFSANMSYGVHALTKILEAAVPLLQDFDIELTEAHHNKKVDAPSGTLVKLYDVIESLRETTTPVYDRHETTEKRTQDEIGIHSIRGGTIVGEHDVLFAGTDETIEITHRAQSKDIFANGAISAAEKLVQNKNGYYTFDNL
- the dapA gene encoding 4-hydroxy-tetrahydrodipicolinate synthase translates to MGHIFEGVGVALATPFTHNEVDFDALRRHVKYLLDNNAKSIVVNGTTAENPTLTDEEKDQILEVVVNVVDGRVPVIAGTGTNNTQKSIQASVRAREIGADAIMLITPYYNKTNQRGLIAHFTTIADAVKLPVVLYNVPSRTNMTIDAETVETLSENEYIVALKDATNDFDYLEDLKQRLNLDEFALYSGNDDNIVDYFNQGGHGVISVVANVIPNAFQSLYDAKQNDENIQSQFQPIQTLLDALAVDVNPIPVKALTAVEGFGNYEVRLPLVTLEDSDRQKLEQAYEQFKVGGNS
- a CDS encoding aspartate-semialdehyde dehydrogenase yields the protein MTRLAIAGATGLVGRKMLETVDRKGIVFDELVLFSSARSAGEQIEFQGKTYTVRELTDEAASEPFDYVLMSAGGSTSEHYSPIFEQAGAIVIDNSSQWRMTEGIDLIVPEVNEPKLDRKIIANPNCSTIQSVVPLKPLQEAFGLKRVAYTTYQAVSGSGVKGKQDLAEGANGKAPEAYPHSIYNNVLPHIDTFLEDGYTKEEQKMIDETRKILQDDHLKVTATCVRVPVQDSHSVHMSVTLEKEATVSAIQELFEKDDRVVLVDNPQNNEYPLAIHSTGRDEIFVGRIRRDDSLDNTFHVWCTSDNLLKGAALNAVQILEQVMSLKGVK
- a CDS encoding aspartate kinase produces the protein MNLERSVLKFGGSSVSDFTKIKNIAEMLSLRIAQGEQLIVVVSAMGKTTDELMANVSTLTTSPKDQELALLLTTGEQQTVSYLSMVLNDIGVRAKAMTGYQAGIKTVGHHLKSRIAEINPETFEQAFEENDVLVVAGFQGINDDLEVTTLGRGGSDTTAVALAASNHTPCEIYTDVDGVYATDPRLYKDAKRLDYVSYEEMMEMSALGAGVLETRSVELANNYNIPLYLGRTLSNVKGTWIMPQTEILEKKAVTGVALDTHMMHVTISYPLPDNKLLTKLFSQLEDGSVNVDMISQIVNLEGLQMSFTIKDTDVAQISSILETLKEDFSALDFRINEEYVKISLIGSGMRDMSGVASKAFITLIENDISFYQTTTSEISISCVIDAENGERAVQTLYQAFDI